From a region of the Babesia bovis T2Bo chromosome 1, whole genome shotgun sequence genome:
- a CDS encoding merozoite surface antigen-1 (MSA-1), whose protein sequence is MATFALFISALCCVLAITSAGEELTQSDVRNADTSIVLPEGSFYDDMSKFYGAVGSFDQTKLYSVLSANFKAAKMDDQKVKDTFKNLYKVNALIKNNPMIRPDLFNATIVSGFSTKNDEEKFNAIFDSIKGMYYRAQHMDKYLKSLRWNTDIVEEDREKAVEYFKKHVYTGEHVVDVNGMAGVCKEFLSPASDFYKLVESFDAFAHAKVHAQVGNFVKPGTDIAPPKDVTDALEKELQEQKPARSESTEVPAPGDASGVQQPPASGTSPQGPAPTTPSPSPESSGNLQGQQGTTKPAGSSFTYGGLTVATLCYFVLSAF, encoded by the coding sequence ATGGCTACGTTTGCTCTTTTCATTTCAGCCTTGTGCTGTGTTTTGGCAATTACATCGGCGGGTGAAGAATTGACACAATCCGATGTTAGAAATGCCGATACTTCAATCGTCCTTCCCGAAGGATCATTCTACGATGACATGTCTAAGTTCTACGGTGCTGTTGGAAGTTTCGACCAGACCAAATTGTATAGCGTTCTTTCTGCTAACTTCAAAGCCGCTAAAATGGATGATCAGAAGGTAAAAGACACATTCAAAAATTTATACAAAGTCAACGCATTGATAAAGAACAATCCTATGATTCGCCCTGATCTATTTAATGCAACTATTGTTAGCGGTTTTTCAACTAAGAATGACGAGGAAAAATTCAATGCTATATTTGATTCCATTAAGGGAATGTACTATAGAGCTCAACACATGGACAAATATTTGAAGTCACTAAGGTGGAATACTGATATTGTTGAGGAAGATCGTGAGAAGGCAGTTGAATATTTCAAGAAGCATGTTTATACGGGGGAACACGTTGTTGACGTCAACGGTATGGCTGGTGTTTGCAAGGAGTTTTTAAGCCCGGCCTCTGATTTCTACAAACTTGTTGAGTCTTTTGATGCGTTTGCACATGCTAAGGTGCACGCTCAAGTAGGAAATTTTGTTAAACCTGGAACTGACATCGCTCCTCCTAAGGATGTTACTGATGCATTAGAAAAGGAATTGCAAGAGCAAAAACCTGCACGAAGTGAGAGCACCGAAGTACCCGCTCCAGGTGATGCATCTGGCGTCCAACAACCGCCTGCATCAGGAACATCCCCGCAAGGACCTGCTCCGACTACACCCAGCCCATCTCCAGAGTCCTCAGGAAACCTCCAAGGACAACAGGGTACAACCAAGCCAGCCGGATCTTCATTCACCTATGGCGGATTGACTGTGGCCACTCTCTGCTACTTCGTTCTCTCTGCATTTTAA
- a CDS encoding Inhibitor of apoptosis-promoting Bax1 family protein, which produces MANTMDCRADAASYYDPEKNATGDHYCFSETTPTYIRHEFVKKVFAIVTLQLCATFGFMLLASNVEPMREFFIRNYFIGIIALVIFLVVSIVISCKRSLAHNKTVAFSLLALMTTCMALYLTCFACKFAPFEITVAAGITAGLTLAVALFAFQTKFDFTGYILYLLIISIALLFSGIIIAIFPSKAGRIAYSSMAALLVCIYLVIDIQMAIGGKQYEWTIDDYVIAAVAIYSDIVSLFLHILSIAGNSNN; this is translated from the exons ATGGCAAACACTATGGACTGCCGTGCTGATGCAGCCAGCTACTATGATCCGGAGAAAA ATGCCACCGGTGATCACTACTGCTTTTCGGAGACCACTCCTACTTACATTCGCCATGAATTCGTTAAGAAAGTATTTGCAATTGTAACTCTTCAATTATGT GCAACCTTTGGATTTATGCTATTGGCTTCCAATGTCGAACCCATGAGGGAGTTTTTCATTAGGAACTACTTTATCGGTATTATAGCTCTTGTTATATTCCTTGTGGTTTCTATTGTGATATCGTGTAAAAGGTCCTTAGCTCACAACAAGACGGTCGCATTTTCTTTGTTGGCTCTTATGACTACCTGTATGGCTTTGTATCTTACTTGCTTTGCTTGCAAATTCGCACCTTTCGAGATTACTGTGGCTGCTGGTATCACTGCGGGTCTAACTTTGGCTGTAGCCTTGTTTGCTTTCCAAACTAAGTTCGACTTCACTG GATACATTCTCTATTTGTTGATCATCAGCATTGCTCTTCTTTTCTCTGGTATTATCATTGCCATATTCCCATCAAAGGCTGGACGTATTGCGTACAGTTCTATGGCTGCACTTCTGGTATGCATCTACCTTGTCATTGACATCCAGATGGCAATTGGTGGTAAACAATACGAGTGGACCATTGATGACTATGTCATTGCCGCTGTTGCTATTTACTCTGACATTGTCAGCTTATTCTTACACATTCTCAGCATTGCTGGCAACTCCAACAACTAG